CAAATCAAACACCACCAGTTCAAGCAAATTACTTGTTTGGCCCACTTGATATCTCCTCTCCAacaccagagaaaaaaaaaaatatccaactTAATATAAATCCATGTAGCTCTGCAAAGCTTTCAAAAAGATTTCTTCCAGCTGATCCCAGACGAGCCCCCAAATTGTTACAACCTGCATGGCCCAAAGCGGTGCAACAATTAACAGGGAAGCCACACACAGATTAGATTAATTCAAAAGTACATATTTATTAAAGTaacaagaaagaaaatataaagtcaacagttacaacagaaaaaaaaaaaaaaataataacacaaaAAGAATCTCTGGTGGAGGAGAGAGTACAAGCCCAAGCCCGGTCAAGTTGAAAATAATGTCCTATTGTCGGTGCCGATAGCCTTGTGGGGCAGCTCGAGTGACCCGAGTTCCAGTTCTGGCTCGTGGGACTTTCCTGATCCTGTCCCCCTTTCTCTCTTCCACTcgctgtcctatcataataaaaaggtaaaaaaacgccaaaaataaacctttgaaaataaataaataagaaataagaaaataatgtctgatgacctgtggcagttgttttcacaagttcacacttacaaatgatcgaATAGAGTAAAAGAGTTAAATAAGCGtttttggcgtgctgtccgaggagatgctccgagctcagaatttagcccaaacccagagtattCCCCTGTATCCTGGGAATAGAAACCAGCTGAGAGTGAGGAGTCTGAGTCGTCGACAGTTTTCtacggagggatgcagaaaactgtcgagaTAACTAGGTGAGTcggctgtgtatatatatatacgcctCTTCTCGAGCTGATTAGATGGACCATCCGAACCTGCTCCTcccaaacattttataaaacattgtttgtcgcttgaattctgcaatctCTTGAGACGCAGACATGAaagaggctgacaattagctgaaTATGTacttgtttaattagtgacacttagcctacattttaaaatctttatttgaatatggcaacatgatacctcgttctacaatatttctatggtTAAATCACTAACAGAGACTCCTCccctatcagccaatcactgtgtgcaTAGTTAATAAGtgtgttgacatcatccatagcaacgaggtcaaccccacccgttctcttagcttaagacttctctctattccttaagtttgtctcagcagctATTGTTATGACCGTCTAGGGCCAGCCGTAACATAAATGAATGTGTGCTCACTCAAAGATAAATTTTCAACAAAggtaaataacaaaataacaaacaaaaataactaatttaagTACCCTCTAAattccctaaaaaaaaaaaaaaagaaaacacattaaaagaaGATTACAAAGCAACTTCTCTAACTCCCTTAACTCAAAACATAGAATAAAGATATATGCCAAAAGAATTGGCGTCACACTCCCTACTTCCCTTAGGGtatttacaaataatatttatataatgtaaCTGAAGGCAAAAGCAATACGGAAAATTATAACTCAAACTGAACAAAAGCAAATTTTAcaaagcacacacaaacacaggagAAATCAAGACAGAGCAACAAACAAAATGGCACAAAGTCGGCCTCGATAGGGTGTTTGGGGTGGTCCTTAGCGCAGCAGGAATCAACCAATCGGGATCTCTGCGCAGGCCACACCTTCTCCTGCACAGAAACACTCACAACAACATACATATACTCCTAAAAAGACATCGGATGTAACATGTAAacaggttttaagagaaaactcttttactgctatttaggagaactcttagtggtaagataaaatgttttgtgaatacgccCCCTGTAGTGTCTCCAAAACACTGGACCACATAAAGTATAAATGATTCTGTGTGAATAAATATGTGATCAAATGTCTGCTTTCTCTAGGGGAAACGTGTCCTCTAAACACAGCAGTGGAAGACTTAATAATGGAGCGATCCCCTGATATCGAGGGTCCcgtcaaacctgaacacaagTTAATATTTTCATGCAATAGAGAAGGGCTGAAATTAAAAGGACAGAGAGAAATCACCTGTCAGTCAAATGGAGAATGGAGCAGCCCTTTTCCTAAATGTGAAGGTAAGACCACAGACGGTAAAAGCCTTGGATTGGACAAAGATAGATCAAAGATAGATCTGTTGTTCACATGGAGGATGCTTGATTGATCCGATCTTTCTGTTTTTAGAGGTAATGTGTGTTGCAAACCTGACAGTGAACATGAGATCAGACATCACTGCGGACGAACATACGGGGCCTGAAGTTTCAGTCAGACCTGGACGCACAATAACTCTTTCATGTGTTGGGAGGGGAGTGAAACTACAAGGACATAGCAAAATCACCTGCTTGTCAGATGGACAATGGGATGACTCATTCCCTAAATGTATAGAAGGTAAGGTCAAATTCTTAATTATTGAGTTTTATTAGCAGTGTTTGCAACTTGTACAGAACAAATGGAATGGCAGTTTCTGTTTGTCCTTAAACACCGTGTTCATTGTCATCCTGTTTTAAAGGGAGACTACAGACATGGAggttttttcagattttctgtcactgtgttctctccatatttatgattctttgcagcctttagccactgCCTACAACGCTCTGGATCCTGAAACTGAAAAAACTCCCGCTAAACTTTTACTCTTTAAATATTTGCACCCAAGAATAATACAAATTGACACAATTGTGACTGAAACTTTctaagtatttcctactaaagcaaggcgtAATTTGACTCTGATCAAGCCTGTTCAATAGGAGtagactggtgggagtggccttggacagcaacatgcccagtgcattatgggtgtctAAGTTTTCCTATACCTATTTTTCTCTAGTTAGGTAGCAGCGATTCCAACAAAAAATTTGCCTTTCTACCACAaaggcagccaagttttattgaaatcCATTTTGCCAGCACAACACAAGTCTCTCTTGACTTGGGCCAGAATCAATCATCTAGCGACCACACGAAACAACTTAGCAACAGCATAGCTACGCACTACTTGCCATGGTGGCGAGTTTTGCATGGATAAACTCAAATTGTCCTCAGAAAGTCTAATTTAAATctagttattatattatattatatagaaaAATCCAACCCAGATCGCTCAGATCAAAGCAGAAAgtctttttattaaaatgaccttactaatgatttgcattacattaaaaacatgttctgtTGTTTAAGGCTGTAAAAAAAGGCATCTGGCTGATATTGAGATGTATTAATGCCACATTTACTTGGTGATCTAAAAACTGTCTAAAAAATGTCTTTGCCCTCAGGGAAATGTGGGCCACCACCAAAGGTGAACTTTGCAGATACAACAGAAATAACAAAAAAGGAATATGATTCAGGGGAGAAAGTTGAATACAGCTGCTTTAATAAATACACACTGGTTCAGAGTCACCCCTACTCCAAATACTTGACCTGTGAACATGGAGAATGGAGAGGGAATATTAAGTGCTTAAGTAAGTATGAACACTCTACAACACCATATACATCAAAAACATGCAAGGCTTTTCTCactgtattttgttttcttttttttctttttcttttccttttatttatttatttatttattttatttttttatttattttattttttttgatattttgatgtAATCTTGTAGTTGAGGTTGTAGttctggggccgtattcacaaaacatcttaaggctaaaagtagctcctaaatctccgatttaggagaaactcttaaaaataatgggcgtgtcagtcctaagtttaggagtcctaaatttttgctctaagagtatttcacgaagcattttagcgctaaaactagctcctaaatctgtgaaacgttaggagtagtcaagaggactcaggagtcactaagaccaaatcacaaacagtcCTAATCCACCCAAAGTcactgtacaccattgaggcaatagTGATAGAGCCTTAGGTGCTGAcctttttcttcataaatgcaatacattttgatttatagatttgaatctacAATGAggcgccaaaaataaatctttaacaaataaatgaatattttccgattacctgtggcagtggttttcatgagttcacagttacaaatgattgaatagagtaataaaatatataataagcaTATTTGGTGTACTGTCCAAGGGGatcgagggctccgagcttgggATTTAGCCCAAACCCAAAGTTCTCCCCATATCCCCAGCCGAGAGTGAGGGACggggtggcggagggatgcagaaaactgtcaaaGTAACTAGGCGAGTCGGCTCTCGTCTGTGTATTTATTCCTCTTCTCGTGCTGATTAGAAAGACCGTTTGAATGTGTTCCTCCCATACTTTGTTTATGAAACATAATTTGTCGCTTGAATTCTGCATTCTCTTGAGATGTAGACATCCAAGAGGCGCGACAATTAACTGTAtattgtttaattagtgacacttagcctacattttaaaacctttatttgaatatggcaacatttgtattttaaaacctttattttaatatggaaacatgacacctcattctctaatatatttctatgattaaatcgctgactcctcccccatcagccaatcattGTGTGTATActccatagcaacgaggtcaaccccgcccttactCTTAACTTAAGACTTcagtctattccttagtaaaagttggtctcagcagctttgtgaataggttttaagagaaaactcttagctaagaacttttcctgctatttaggagaactcttagtggtaagataaaatgttttgtgaatacggcccctggtTCTGATGTATCAGTGAATGTATCCTGTGACACTGAGAGTGAGATGTTGGGTTTGTTTCAGAGCCCTGTTCAGTGACGGTGGAGGAAATGGACGAAAGAGGTATACAGCTGCGATGGCGTGGACGGGAAAAGATATTCTCACCACATGGGGATAGAATCATCTTT
The DNA window shown above is from Ctenopharyngodon idella isolate HZGC_01 chromosome 10, HZGC01, whole genome shotgun sequence and carries:
- the LOC127520643 gene encoding complement factor H-like isoform X4 — its product is MKYCKLFLFLLLTIVDVSTNAQEVTCESEQLLNVDILMGHPGIVSPYKPGHILVFRCTDVNLKMYGQRTIECLSNGKWDNPYPVCGGETCPLNTAVEDLIMERSPDIEGPVKPEHKLIFSCNREGLKLKGQREITCQSNGEWSSPFPKCEEVMCVANLTVNMRSDITADEHTGPEVSVRPGRTITLSCVGRGVKLQGHSKITCLSDGQWDDSFPKCIEGKCGPPPKVNFADTTEITKKEYDSGEKVEYSCFNKYTLVQSHPYSKYLTCEHGEWRGNIKCLKPCSVTVEEMDERGIQLRWRGREKIFSPHGDRIIFSCKRGKHSTGSDLIQTCNDGEMTLPLCE